One region of Triticum aestivum cultivar Chinese Spring chromosome 6B, IWGSC CS RefSeq v2.1, whole genome shotgun sequence genomic DNA includes:
- the LOC123138171 gene encoding ADP-glucose phosphorylase isoform X2: protein MDKIHPKRTSVLIDQKYLGASVVHSCEHGKSMAEASRISEARRDAVFARWVIFSPARSRRPTDLKSHGPANPSPGPDDGAPKPSCPFCLGRESECAPEIFRVPAPDESLPWRIRVIENLFPALRREAAPPAPEDEEPVGAGECAVRGFGFHDVVIETPHHEVRLWDLDAEGVRDVLLAYARRVQQLAEHPAVKYVQVFKNQGASAGASMAHSHSQMLGTPFVPPSVTSRLNCMKEVFERSGKCSLCAVVSKDILVSETHNFSAFVPFAASYPFEIWIVPRQHSSYFHETDQDKVLDLAGLLKSMLQKLLPQLSVIGGFEMGSGCHINPVFPEDAAKILREIDSSV from the exons ATGGACAAAATCCACCCAAAACGAACGTCGGTGCTCATCGACCAAAAATACCTCGGCGCAAGCGTCGTCCACTCCTGCGAGCACGGAAAGTCAATGGCAGAAGCTTCTAGAATCTCCGAGGCGCGCCGCGACGCCGTGTTCGCGCGGTGGGTGATTTTCTCGCCGGCACGCTCCCGTCGCCCCACCGACCTCAAGTCCCACGGCCCGGCAAACCCTAGCCCCGGCCCCGACGATGGCGCCCCCAAGCCGTCCTGCCCCTTCTGCCTCGGTCGCGAGTCCGAGTGCGCGCCGGAGATATTCCGCGTGCCGGCTCCCGATGAGTCGCTGCCGTGGCGGATCCGCGTGATTGAGAACCTTTTCCCAGCGCTGCGGCGCGAGGCGGCGCCGCCCGCACCGGAGGACGAGGAACCCGTCGGCGCGGGGGAATGCGCCGTGAGGGGGTTCGGGTTCCATGACGTGGTCATCGAGACGCCGCACCATGAAGTCCGGCTATGGGATCTGGACGCGGAGGGGGTCCGCGACGTCCTGCTTGCGTACGCGCGTCGGGTGCAGCAGCTGGCTGagcacccagcggtgaagtatGTTCAG GTGTTCAAGAACCAGGGGGCATCTGCCGGAGCTTCAATGGCACACTCACACAGCCAGATGTTGGGAACTCCTTTTGTCCCTCCATCTGTTACCTCCCGGCTTAACTGCATGAAGGAGGTCTTCGAGAGGTCAGGAAAGTGCAGCCTCTGTGCGGTTGTGTCCAAGGATATCTTGGTCAGTGAGACGCACAATTTTTCTGCATTTGTCCCTTTTGCAGCTTCTTATCCATTTGAGATATGGATCGTTCCTCGGCAACATAGCTCCTACTTCCATGAAACAGATCAGGATAAG GTATTGGATCTTGCGGGTCTGTTGAAAAGCATGCTTCAAAAGTTGT TGCCACAGTTGAGTGTAATCGGTGGATTTGAGATGGGAAGCGGGTGCCACATAAACCCAGTTTTCCCTGAAGACGCTGCAAAAATTCTGAGGGAAATCGACAGCTCAGTATAG
- the LOC123138171 gene encoding ADP-glucose phosphorylase isoform X1 encodes MDKIHPKRTSVLIDQKYLGASVVHSCEHGKSMAEASRISEARRDAVFARWVIFSPARSRRPTDLKSHGPANPSPGPDDGAPKPSCPFCLGRESECAPEIFRVPAPDESLPWRIRVIENLFPALRREAAPPAPEDEEPVGAGECAVRGFGFHDVVIETPHHEVRLWDLDAEGVRDVLLAYARRVQQLAEHPAVKYVQVFKNQGASAGASMAHSHSQMLGTPFVPPSVTSRLNCMKEVFERSGKCSLCAVVSKDILVSETHNFSAFVPFAASYPFEIWIVPRQHSSYFHETDQDKVLDLAGLLKSMLQKLCKQLNDPPFNYMIHSAPFGLSSSCLPYTHWFLQIVPQLSVIGGFEMGSGCHINPVFPEDAAKILREIDSSV; translated from the exons ATGGACAAAATCCACCCAAAACGAACGTCGGTGCTCATCGACCAAAAATACCTCGGCGCAAGCGTCGTCCACTCCTGCGAGCACGGAAAGTCAATGGCAGAAGCTTCTAGAATCTCCGAGGCGCGCCGCGACGCCGTGTTCGCGCGGTGGGTGATTTTCTCGCCGGCACGCTCCCGTCGCCCCACCGACCTCAAGTCCCACGGCCCGGCAAACCCTAGCCCCGGCCCCGACGATGGCGCCCCCAAGCCGTCCTGCCCCTTCTGCCTCGGTCGCGAGTCCGAGTGCGCGCCGGAGATATTCCGCGTGCCGGCTCCCGATGAGTCGCTGCCGTGGCGGATCCGCGTGATTGAGAACCTTTTCCCAGCGCTGCGGCGCGAGGCGGCGCCGCCCGCACCGGAGGACGAGGAACCCGTCGGCGCGGGGGAATGCGCCGTGAGGGGGTTCGGGTTCCATGACGTGGTCATCGAGACGCCGCACCATGAAGTCCGGCTATGGGATCTGGACGCGGAGGGGGTCCGCGACGTCCTGCTTGCGTACGCGCGTCGGGTGCAGCAGCTGGCTGagcacccagcggtgaagtatGTTCAG GTGTTCAAGAACCAGGGGGCATCTGCCGGAGCTTCAATGGCACACTCACACAGCCAGATGTTGGGAACTCCTTTTGTCCCTCCATCTGTTACCTCCCGGCTTAACTGCATGAAGGAGGTCTTCGAGAGGTCAGGAAAGTGCAGCCTCTGTGCGGTTGTGTCCAAGGATATCTTGGTCAGTGAGACGCACAATTTTTCTGCATTTGTCCCTTTTGCAGCTTCTTATCCATTTGAGATATGGATCGTTCCTCGGCAACATAGCTCCTACTTCCATGAAACAGATCAGGATAAG GTATTGGATCTTGCGGGTCTGTTGAAAAGCATGCTTCAAAAGTTGTGTAAGCAACTCAATGACCCCCCATTCAACTATATGATCCACAGCGCACCGTTTGGACTCTCCTCTTCTTGTCTACCTTACACACATTGGTTCCTCCAAATAGTGCCACAGTTGAGTGTAATCGGTGGATTTGAGATGGGAAGCGGGTGCCACATAAACCCAGTTTTCCCTGAAGACGCTGCAAAAATTCTGAGGGAAATCGACAGCTCAGTATAG